Genomic DNA from Vicugna pacos chromosome 14, VicPac4, whole genome shotgun sequence:
CTCCCAGAAAAGCCAGTCCACTATTTGTCATGAGaacaatgacaatgaaagcaaagcCATCTCTTAATTCATTTTGTGAAAGTACTTTACATCTTTTCCGCATAagaagagtttttgttttgttttttcagatagcAAATTTTAAGCAGGGAATTGCTTGTTGACTTAACCAAGTCCTGTTTTTTAATTACAGGGTGTCAACTTATTGATATGTCATTATCCTGAGGTGACTGGCATGTTAGATCACATCCCTTCATATGAAATATCTAGGCCCTAAGTTCAGTGGGTTAAAAGGAGCTGCATTTAAAAATTgcagggttgtttttgttttcagaaacagactcagatatagagaacaaactagtggttaaaGAGAAAGAAGGGGTTAAGAGGTACCAACTAACACGTGTAAAATAAGTAAGATACAGAATAtatagtatagcacagggaatactgccaatattttataataactttaaatggagtataacctataaaatactgaatcactgtattgtacactggAAACGAATATACCATTGGCAATCAACTATTTgtcagcttttttttaaattgctttcttaGGAGAGAATAGCAGAGATGACTGATACATTTCCCCCCAATATTCACACTCAGGTACGGCAGTTATCACAAAAGCAACTGCGATGCGGATCAGGAGTGCATCCTACCTACTCTCCTATTCACTGCCCCTGAGTAGGTTTTCTCACCCCCAGcactgccctcccaccccaggctgcCAGTCTCTCTGGTGACCATCCCCCACCCCCGTTGCCAGGACGGTTTTCTCCTGCCGCCACTCCTAACCCCCTCCCTCTGCACTGTGAAAAGCCACACAGCGCCTGTCACCGCCAGGTCCGCGCTCGGCCCccgctgggggagggggcgccgATCCCCCACCTGTTCGGACACCTGCACCGGCTCCTCCCGCCCCTTCGGGACTTTTTGACCGTCGGACGCGCACCCGAGGCTGTTCTTCGTCCCCGCCTTGCCGCAGGTCACTTTTGGTTGCGCACTCTGCACACTCTGCCGCCCTCCGCGCCGGTCCTGAGCCGGAACGAAACCGTGAGGTGCGAGCATGTACCCTGGGGGTCCGAAGCCGGGTGCGCGCGGCTGTGTGGGCGGCGCCCGGCCCGCCTCAGCCGCCTCAGCCGCCTCATTCGCCCGACCGCGCCGAGGCACGGCCGCCAGGGCGCAGGGCTGGCGGCGGGATCCGGGGCGGGGGGGAGGCGCCGAGCGCGGGGGAAACGTCAGCAGTTCCGGGTCAGGTGGCCGTCAGCCCGCACCCGCGGCCCCTCGccgggaggaggaaggggaacccGAGCGGCCGACGGGCCGTGAGGCCGGAGCCAGGCGGGGCCGCGGGCCGGAggccgggcggggccgggcgggccGCGAGGGCAGCGGGGCGGGCCTCCCGACGGGGCGCGCGGCCGAGCGGCCTCGGGGTGGGTCGCCGCCTCCCTTCCCGGCGCCGAGGGAAGCCCCTGGCCCACGGCCGCGCTCCCCGTCGCGCCACGACGAGAGGCCGGCCCAGCAGCGCGGCTGTCACACTTGGTGTCCTCGCCAGAGCCGGGCCCGAGGACCTCATTACGGTAGCGCTTGGCACTGTGTCCCACCCAAGGTTCAAGTAATGGGCCTCCTTGgcggatttttctttctctcccccgGGTCCCCTCTGTCTTGCTTTGTTTCCAGAAACAAGTTGGCTGAACCCTCCTTTCCTTTTTGCTGATCCTGCCTAACTTGCTGACTGGACTCTTTTACAGCTCAGCCTGTTCATTCGTGTTGACAAACGTATGTCCTGTGTGCCCTTTCAAAATATATGCCACGAGTAGAAAATTAGAAGGCACTGGCCCTTAGAATGGTGATAAGAATGCAAATTAGAATCCTTTTTCTACCCTCAAAGAGTataacattcatttatttaaaaatatttaacagctACTATGTATATGGAAGGCAAAAAATATCTCCGACCGTCAAAGAGTAGGAGAAAGGGTGTGTCCTGTGGAACTGGTTATGATGAAAGGAAAAGTCccttttttttctgatggttattcAGATGATAGGTGCTGAAGAATGTGTTCCTGAAGGAAAGAATCTTAGATGTTTGGGAGTTTAGAAGAGCACTTTGAAGCGGGCAAGTGCTGCTATGCTATTTGAGTAGAGAATGGGGGCCCACTATTCAGTATCTGGCAGATGTTTTTGTCAAAActtgtattttcattatttttgctgGACATTTGTTAAGAACCCTGAGTGGTATATGGTGCACCTGATGGGAAGGTGCACTCTGCCCTGAGCTTGTTTGATGTTAAATATTACTGTAAGCAAGAGGTCTTTTATTACAAAGCTGTaaaatatttatctgtttttatagatAATGGTGAGAATTCATTCTCTTTAATGCAACAGTAACAGTAAAaggttaaaaaggaaatatttcaaaatagagaAGCTGTCAGGAAGGAGAAAGTTTGTTATTATATTGTATTTACATACCATTTCCTTCCACCATCTGCTTTTAGACTATGGCCTCATCTCCTCACCCTCTCTTTCTTCATCCCCACTCCCCCTCACTCCAGTGGCTCTTGATCCTGAGTACACATTAAAACTAAGAACTAAAGTGGAACTTAACAAAAAAACGTAAATCTAGGGACGTGCCGCTCCCCCTCACTCCAGATAAACATTTGAATCAGAAACTCAGGGTGTTGGGTCTGGGCATGTTTTGCTtcgctttttgttttgttttaatccttATATATGATTCAGATGGATAATCAGTTTTGAAAAAACACTTCCCTCTTCAACAACAACTCACAACAAGCCACTCAAACTAAAGGCTGTTCTTGGAAGGCCACATAATTTCATCCTTTACATAATGCTGTTCCTTCTACTTAGAACACCCTTCTCTTTATATGCTTATTTAATTGTTACTTGTTCCAGACCCTTCAAGCTCAAACAGCCTTTCTTGAATCTCCATCCCCTCACCACGCAGAATTAACTTGCTTCTTCTTTAGTAATTTGTCCACACAGGAAAAGCTCTCTCATAGATGCAGAATGGACCCATAATCAAGCAATAAGTTGAAAAAGTCATTTAAACATTAAGTTATATACACTTTATAAAGATGAACTTGAtagtacatattttatatctaaataaagctgtttaaaaggaAAGTCAGTTCAACCAGAGCCATGAAAAAGTATTAACATAATACCTTAAACATTTTACTTTAACCTAGAACAACCGTGTACTTGTTTGCTAATCTGTTGAGAAAGTCCAAGGCCTTTTCTTTGCACATGGCCTTCTGATTATAGAGTTCTGCCTCGTCTCTCTTCCATAAATTACACCTCTAAACCATCAGCTAAGATATCCCACGATTTTGTTCCTTTAAGAGGAAGATAATTTTAAGGCACTTGAGAAGCAATCTTAGTGCAGAtttcttctttataatctttTTAGTTATCGCACACATTCAAACAAGTAACCTTAATTGGGTCTTTCCAAAATATTAAACACAGACTTTCAAGGGACAACAACTTTATTTCATGGGTTTacctaatatttaattaaattatgaAAGCATAATGAGAAGTACAACTGGCATAAACAGGTTTGGAGAACAAACACCAGTGACATTGTCGCTGTATGAGTCAACTGGTAGGAGCAGGAGTGGGTGGACTCCCTGGAGGGTAGCTTCCTTACCCTTCAGCATTCAGCATGATGTGGGAATTAGCTTGTGAtttacaaagaaaacagaatgagtTAATGGATTCGGGTTAAGTGTAGGTAGACCAAGAGAGCATCTCCTGTACCTCTGCATTTTCATTATTTCACTATGGGTGTTTCCTTCATGGAGACTTAGAACTTTTTGTGGGCAGAGATAATGCTTGGCTATTAAGGGGAACCATTGGAAAAATCCCCAGATATTCTTACATCACCATGTAAATCCTTCTTGTGAAAATAATTCGAAtttaaaaaaactggaaacatttgTTTTTAAGACATTTACGGTAGAGTTTATGAGTCCTTCCCGAAAAAGACATGTAACATACAAATATCCTTGTGAAAAGCTCATGTTAGTTTCCTAAGTTCGCCATAACAAATCAGCACAAActagatggcttaaaacaacaaaaaggtgCTCTCTCATCATTATAGAGGCAGAAGTCTTAAATCAAGATGTTGTCAGGACCGTGCTCCCTTCAAAGCTTTCCTGGCCTCTTCCGGCGGCTCCAGGTGTTCCTTACTTTGGAGCTGCATGACTTGGGTTTCTTATGCCTCCATCCTCGCATGGTCTACTCACTTGCAAATCTCCCTCTACATCTTTCATATAAGGGCACCCATGTGGCAAAGAAAATATCATCATATGATAGTAAACAAAGGCTGTTTACTCAGAGCTTGCTAGAGCAAGGGAGTCAGCCACCATTACTTGTGTTCTGACAGAGACTTAAAGGCGGGCAGAGGGGTGCGAAAGCTTATAGTGGAAAAAAGGGGTATCTTCAGGTGTGCCCTAATTGGAGGCTGTTGGCATGCGGAAACTATAGAAGGGCTAACTAGAACTGGGGCATCCTTTGTGATTGGTTAAGGGTgcatatttggctttctctggtcCCAAGTCACAGTAGGGACAAAAATCAGGGAAACTCTCAGTTATTAATCAAGCACTGGCCATTTTGGGACCAGTTGTTATAGGGATTAATGCCTGACTCCTGAATCTTTATTAGAGATAGTGGTCTCACTTCCCACAAGTCTGACCTATAGAGAGCAGGCTACCTTCCTGGGCTGGTTGCTGTAGATAATGAGTGGTTTCCTGGGTTGGTTGCTGCAGACTGTGGGTCAGAGTTCTGTCTTTATATATATAGTCTAGACATTGTTTGCATATTCAGTCTCTCACCTGTCACTGAATTTAGGGCCCACTCTAaatccaggatgacctcatcttgagatctttaacttaattacatctacaaataccctttttccaaataagatcacattcacaggttctgggggttaGGACACCTACATATTTCTAGGGGACCACCATTCAACCTGCTACAAGCGCTTCTTGGTCTAGAAATTACACTTACTTGTTTATAGAGTAAAAAAGGATCTTGCTCCTTACTGTTCTGAAGGAGACAAGTAGATGGTTTATGACTAGATTTCACCAAAGGCctataatttcttttccaaacagTTGCCTGGGTATCCCTTAAAAATTGTATTTGAGCTACGGACTAATCTTTGTAATGTCTACTCCTCAAAACAAGATGTTTCAGTAGTCCAGTACCATCTGTATATTCAGAGAAATCCCACCTTTGACAGAAAGCTATAAGCAATGAGTAATATATGAATATTCTCTACATTGTCTTTGAAAGGAAGTTAAGGAACAGTACCACCCCTctggtttctttctgttttcagcGTCCTGAAACTTTAATCTCCTTGCCTAACCAGAGACGAGAGTGATTCCTAGTTTCAGCAGATTCTAAGACTCAGGTATATAATAGGTATGCAGTACATGTTTAATGATTCAATTGATTAATTCTTTTTGGATGACTCTGAACTTCCCTTGAAACCATGTGGTTGAAAAGAGTTAGTCTTTTTCACCTGAAGTATGTATTACTGA
This window encodes:
- the LOC140701044 gene encoding uncharacterized protein, with protein sequence MRIRSASYLLSYSLPLTTQRLSPPGPRSAPAGGGGADPPPVRTPAPAPPAPSGLFDRRTRTRGCSSSPPCRRSLLVAHSAHSAALRAGPEPERNREVRACTLGVRSRVRAAVWAAPGPPQPPQPPHSPDRAEARPPGRRAGGGIRGGGEAPSAGETSAVPGQVAVSPHPRPLAGRRKGNPSGRRAVRPEPGGAAGRRPGGAGRAARAAGRASRRGARPSGLGVGRRLPSRRRGKPLAHGRAPRRATTRGRPSSAAVTLGVLARAGPEDLITLSLFIRVDKPS